In one Thermodesulfobacteriota bacterium genomic region, the following are encoded:
- the dapA gene encoding 4-hydroxy-tetrahydrodipicolinate synthase, which yields MIHGSLVAIVTPFKNGKIDEDALKKLIDFQIENGTHGIVPCGTTGESPTLTHEEHEYVIELTVKAVNKRVPVIAGTGSNSTKEAIRLTRFAEEVGVDAALLVAPYYNKPTQEGLYLHFRQIASQVKIPLILYNIPGRSVVNIQPETVARLAKDCPNIIGIKEASGSLVQASRILSLCGRDFLLLSGEDALNFPLMCIGAKGFITVTANVAPRDVADLYNHYAAGDIDKARDLHYKLLPLNEALFLETNPIPVKAALSMMDKIAYEYRYPLCRMSEKYYEELRGALVGYGLVK from the coding sequence ATGATTCACGGCTCGCTTGTCGCCATCGTCACGCCATTTAAGAACGGAAAGATCGACGAGGACGCGCTAAAAAAGCTTATAGATTTCCAGATCGAGAACGGTACGCACGGCATAGTTCCGTGCGGGACGACGGGGGAATCCCCGACACTTACGCACGAGGAGCACGAATACGTCATCGAGCTTACCGTAAAGGCTGTAAACAAGCGCGTGCCGGTCATCGCCGGGACAGGATCCAACAGCACGAAGGAGGCCATAAGGCTCACCCGCTTCGCCGAGGAAGTCGGAGTAGACGCTGCGCTCCTGGTCGCGCCTTATTACAACAAGCCGACCCAGGAGGGCCTGTATCTCCACTTCAGGCAGATAGCGTCTCAGGTAAAGATACCGCTTATCCTGTATAACATCCCTGGGCGCTCCGTCGTTAACATACAGCCCGAGACCGTCGCGAGGCTGGCGAAGGACTGCCCGAACATAATCGGGATAAAGGAAGCGTCGGGGTCTCTGGTACAGGCGAGCAGGATATTAAGCCTGTGCGGAAGGGATTTTCTGCTCCTCTCGGGCGAAGACGCCCTTAACTTCCCGCTCATGTGCATAGGGGCGAAGGGATTCATCACCGTGACGGCCAACGTCGCGCCGAGGGACGTCGCGGACCTGTATAACCATTATGCGGCCGGGGATATAGACAAGGCCCGGGACCTTCACTATAAGCTCCTCCCGCTCAACGAGGCGCTCTTCCTCGAGACGAACCCGATCCCGGTCAAGGCCGCGCTCAGCATGATGGACAAGATAGCATACGAATACCGGTATCCGCTCTGCCGGATGTCGGAGAAATACTACGAAGAGCTCAGGGGAGCTCTCGTCGGTTACGGACTGGTTAAATAG
- a CDS encoding PH domain-containing protein: MAIAGVFKGLVEKLQGGSFTEPPDGIAEGLRKRLGEGEEVLFTLLNWRAMRKAPTFTDSNTYFSSWFILTAKRIIIARNSSELKTFREIPLNGITDIHYELDRSEPRVTITTPGNVDKIEFQKRAAGHASELEGLLKAVIAEARRSAPVAAEGEIVLCGGCGSGIPKTSRFCPECGVRIILRDSV, translated from the coding sequence GTGGCTATAGCCGGAGTGTTTAAGGGACTTGTCGAAAAGCTCCAGGGCGGAAGTTTTACAGAGCCCCCGGATGGTATCGCCGAAGGACTCAGAAAGCGCCTCGGCGAGGGTGAGGAAGTGCTCTTCACGCTTCTTAACTGGAGGGCTATGCGCAAGGCCCCGACGTTTACGGACAGCAACACATACTTCAGCTCCTGGTTCATATTGACCGCTAAACGGATCATAATCGCGAGGAACTCTTCTGAGCTCAAAACGTTCAGGGAAATCCCGCTCAACGGGATAACGGACATACATTACGAGCTCGACCGCAGCGAGCCGAGGGTGACGATTACTACTCCCGGAAACGTGGACAAAATAGAGTTTCAGAAAAGGGCTGCGGGACATGCGTCGGAGCTCGAAGGGCTCCTCAAAGCGGTGATCGCCGAGGCGAGAAGGTCGGCACCTGTTGCAGCCGAAGGCGAGATCGTATTATGCGGGGGCTGCGGAAGCGGCATCCCGAAAACGAGCCGTTTCTGCCCGGAGTGCGGAGTGAGAATAATTCTCCGGGACAGTGTATAA